ACTGCCGTTTCGAATGCTCGAACTTTGAGGAATTCCAACTTTTGTATGGTCGTCTTCCCGTCAACAGCCGCAACCAGTTCCCATGCGACGGCACTGACCGCCTGAGCCTCCTTGGCCTTGCATTCTTTCCATATTGCGTATTCCGATAACACCGCGCAGATATTCTTCACAAGAGGCTTCTGAGGCTCTAAAAGCCCCTTGGACAATGCCTCATAAGTCTGCGCTAGCGCCGGCATACTTAATAGCTGTTCGACACGTTCAGTTTTCATTCTCTTTTTTCAAAAATCAACCGCCGATAATCACCGTCAATGCTCCGGTTACTATCTGCCCTCCATGACCACTCGGATCAAACTGTCGAGCTGCAGGTTTTCCCCCTATCATAACTGTCATCGACCCCTTAAGGATAGTCCCCGGAGGGCCTACGCATGTCACCATATCCCCCATAACGGCTGCCGGAGAACCTAAGATTATCACATTCACCACACCAGGCCCGATTATCGGCCCCCCCACATGTGGCACTGGAGGAGTACCAGGGGTCGCCGCCGGACACGTATGCATATCCACCAATATTCTTGCTGCTGGAGGCATATTCTAGCTCCTTCTTAGTTAATGTTGACAATTAATCCTTTAATGGTCGCAATCCCATCGGCGTTCATGTCGACGACAGCGCCCTTAAGCGTCAAAAAAGCACTTGCTTCGATATTAATTATCAACGACTTAATGTCAATTTGCGTACTGGATTGAATTGTGATCTTGCCTTGCATGGCATCGAATTCGGCTTTATCCCCTGCCGAATCTGTAACTGTCATCTTATTGGCCGTATCATCCATCTCCACCTTATGGCCGCCGGTACTCTTAACGGTTATCTTTTTCCCAGTATCATCCATATCGACCTTATGGCCACCATCTGTCGTCATGGCTAACTTCTTGCCCGAACCATCATCCATCAATATCTTATGTCCGCCAGCAGTGGTAAGCGTGAACTTTGTACTGCC
This genomic window from bacterium contains:
- a CDS encoding PAAR domain-containing protein, encoding MPPAARILVDMHTCPAATPGTPPVPHVGGPIIGPGVVNVIILGSPAAVMGDMVTCVGPPGTILKGSMTVMIGGKPAARQFDPSGHGGQIVTGALTVIIGG